A window of Pedobacter lusitanus contains these coding sequences:
- a CDS encoding DUF4249 domain-containing protein: MMMYLAKNRNYKIGVGLFTGLLSLGMYSACEKAIDLKLDNVAPIIVIDGGVNDLNENQIVRISKTYNFTEANRFNSVSGAKVVLTAGDGTVLNYAESVPGVYKSPKFKGKPGTTYKLTVSSEGQTYTASSTMPKKVILNLLTFKNFTLLGKTREYVTVIYDDPPGVPNQYHSIIRFKGKVKFDVATDDRFNDGNKVNDILLYDLKDMVPGDTIAVEFQCVDKAVYRYFFSMGQNSAETQPVSPANPPSNFDNNALGVFSAYTSSSRKALVK; encoded by the coding sequence ATGATGATGTATTTAGCAAAAAACAGGAACTATAAAATAGGTGTTGGATTGTTCACCGGGCTGCTTTCACTGGGCATGTATAGTGCATGTGAAAAAGCAATAGATTTAAAACTGGATAATGTGGCTCCTATTATTGTAATTGATGGTGGCGTTAATGACCTGAACGAAAATCAGATAGTAAGGATCTCTAAAACCTACAATTTTACGGAAGCTAACCGCTTTAACAGCGTGAGTGGTGCAAAAGTAGTACTGACTGCTGGTGACGGTACAGTGCTGAATTATGCGGAGTCTGTGCCTGGTGTATACAAAAGTCCTAAGTTTAAAGGAAAACCAGGAACAACTTATAAATTAACGGTCAGTTCGGAAGGTCAGACCTATACTGCTTCTTCGACAATGCCTAAAAAGGTAATCCTGAATTTATTAACCTTCAAAAACTTCACCCTTTTGGGGAAAACCAGAGAATACGTGACGGTAATTTATGATGATCCGCCCGGAGTGCCAAATCAGTATCATTCTATTATCAGGTTTAAAGGAAAAGTAAAATTTGATGTAGCGACAGATGACCGGTTTAATGATGGAAATAAGGTTAATGATATCCTGTTGTACGACCTGAAAGATATGGTTCCGGGAGATACAATTGCTGTTGAATTTCAGTGTGTTGATAAAGCCGTTTACAGATATTTTTTTAGCATGGGACAAAACTCAGCGGAGACCCAGCCTGTGTCGCCTGCAAACCCGCCCTCTAATTTTGATAATAATGCTTTAGGTGTGTTCAGCGCTTATACTTCAAGCTCCAGAAAGGCATTAGTCAAATAA
- a CDS encoding TonB-dependent receptor — MRYTYRVLLLLLMIAQFQFSFAQLKHAIIGNVTDDKTGETLIGASVKLTGSSTAIAMTNSYGFYAVSAPGGDYDISVSFIGYKTITRHLVLSKDMHLDFSLESGNQLNEVIVSGDKSDENVSSPQMGMQKMKTIEINNLPMLLGERDVMKALQLLPGIKLAGEGNSGFYIRGGAADQNLILLDEAPVYNASHLLGFFSTFNSDAIKDVTVYKEGMPAQYGGRLAAVLDIKMNDGNRKKNTIEGGIGLISSRLKVEGPIVKDKGSFMISARRTYLDAFFKLSPNPSINKNTLYFYDLNAKANYRLDEKNTLFLSGYFGRDKLNLVKIFGFDWGNRTLTLRWNHLYSNRLFSNTSLIYSHYNYVIHNFMDDSNFEVNSSIRDFNLKQDFEYNISNKHKLKFGINGIHHTIAPGKMTATGSSSVNNVTYENRRGLELAAYVMDEWTAGEKLSFVYGLRLSSFSLLGPGNFKNYDHEGNITKITPYSSGEFVKSYVNPEPRFSANYRLNLNSAFKASYTRNTQNIHLMSNSTSTSPTDLYIMNSNNVKPEIADQVSAGYFRNFSEDQYELSAEVYYKWMQNQIEYRNGTDLREKDNVEADLLYGDGRAYGIELFLKKRFGKFNGWVGYTYSRTERQFDGLNGGKWFYAKQDRTHDISLVGIYKPGPRWTFSAVFVYNTGNAVTYPSGKYQINGKTVFYYTEKNAYRTPAYHRLDVSATLAGKPGRRFQSSWSFGIYNLYNRQNAFAINFKDDPDDASKTQVVRTTLFGIIPSATWNFKF, encoded by the coding sequence ATGCGATATACTTATAGAGTTTTACTGCTGCTGTTAATGATCGCTCAATTCCAGTTCTCATTTGCTCAGCTTAAGCATGCCATCATCGGAAATGTAACTGATGATAAAACCGGAGAAACATTAATTGGTGCCAGTGTTAAATTAACAGGAAGCTCAACAGCCATAGCTATGACAAATAGCTATGGCTTTTATGCTGTTAGTGCTCCTGGTGGAGACTACGATATTTCTGTAAGTTTTATCGGTTATAAAACGATTACCCGGCATCTTGTTTTATCAAAAGATATGCATCTTGATTTTTCACTGGAATCTGGTAATCAGCTGAATGAGGTTATTGTTTCCGGAGATAAAAGTGACGAAAATGTGAGCAGTCCGCAAATGGGGATGCAAAAGATGAAGACCATTGAAATTAATAATCTGCCTATGCTACTGGGGGAACGTGATGTGATGAAGGCACTGCAATTGCTGCCCGGGATTAAGCTGGCCGGAGAAGGAAACAGTGGTTTTTATATCAGAGGAGGGGCTGCAGATCAGAATCTGATCCTGCTGGATGAAGCTCCGGTATACAATGCATCACATTTACTGGGTTTCTTTTCGACTTTTAATTCTGATGCGATCAAAGATGTGACTGTCTATAAAGAAGGAATGCCTGCGCAATATGGAGGCCGGCTTGCTGCTGTACTGGATATTAAAATGAATGATGGTAATCGTAAAAAGAACACCATAGAAGGAGGGATTGGTCTGATTTCTTCCAGACTAAAAGTTGAAGGACCAATTGTAAAAGATAAAGGTTCATTTATGATCAGTGCAAGGCGAACTTATCTGGATGCTTTTTTTAAATTATCTCCCAACCCGTCAATCAATAAAAACACCTTATATTTTTATGATCTGAACGCCAAGGCAAATTACAGGCTGGATGAAAAAAACACACTTTTCCTTTCTGGTTATTTTGGTAGAGATAAATTGAATCTGGTTAAAATATTTGGTTTTGACTGGGGGAACAGGACACTAACCTTGAGATGGAATCACTTATACAGTAATCGTTTATTTTCTAACACTTCCTTGATTTACAGTCACTACAATTATGTAATCCATAATTTTATGGATGACTCTAATTTTGAAGTGAACTCTTCTATCAGAGATTTCAATTTAAAGCAGGATTTTGAATACAATATCAGCAATAAACATAAATTGAAATTTGGTATAAATGGTATTCACCATACGATTGCTCCAGGGAAAATGACTGCTACCGGATCATCCAGCGTTAATAATGTTACCTATGAAAATCGCAGGGGGCTGGAACTTGCGGCTTATGTGATGGATGAATGGACGGCCGGTGAAAAACTAAGTTTTGTATACGGACTCAGACTGAGCAGTTTTTCTTTATTGGGGCCTGGTAATTTTAAGAATTATGATCATGAAGGAAATATTACGAAGATTACACCTTACAGTTCAGGAGAATTTGTTAAAAGTTATGTGAATCCGGAACCCCGGTTTTCAGCGAATTACAGACTTAACCTTAATAGTGCCTTTAAGGCTTCTTATACCAGAAATACCCAGAATATTCACCTGATGTCTAATTCTACTTCAACCTCTCCAACGGATCTGTACATTATGAACAGTAATAATGTAAAGCCTGAGATAGCCGATCAGGTATCAGCCGGATACTTTAGAAATTTCAGTGAGGATCAGTATGAATTATCTGCAGAGGTCTATTATAAGTGGATGCAAAATCAAATTGAATACCGGAATGGTACAGATTTGCGTGAAAAGGATAATGTGGAAGCCGATTTGCTTTATGGTGACGGGAGGGCTTATGGTATTGAACTGTTCCTGAAAAAAAGATTTGGCAAATTTAATGGCTGGGTCGGTTATACTTATTCCAGAACAGAGCGGCAATTTGATGGACTTAACGGAGGAAAATGGTTTTATGCCAAACAAGACAGAACACATGATATTTCTCTGGTTGGTATTTATAAACCCGGACCCCGCTGGACTTTTTCTGCTGTATTTGTTTACAATACCGGAAATGCAGTGACTTATCCTAGTGGTAAGTATCAGATTAATGGGAAAACTGTATTTTATTATACAGAGAAAAATGCCTACCGTACCCCGGCTTATCATCGTCTGGACGTGTCAGCAACGCTGGCAGGGAAACCTGGCAGGAGATTTCAATCCAGCTGGTCTTTTGGGATTTATAATTTATACAACCGACAGAATGCCTTTGCAATTAATTTTAAGGATGATCCGGATGATGCTTCTAAAACACAGGTAGTCAGAACCACATTATTTGGTATTATCCCTTCGGCAACCTGGAACTTTAAATTCTAG
- a CDS encoding undecaprenyl-phosphate glucose phosphotransferase, with protein sequence MQTRYLYLLRYVLPITDLLMLNLVYFAAFNISIFLGKFVSYELLHHYVIICNLIWVFNALLFGMYTEYGARRLERIYRSTFRSILLHCVLFSAYLLLEKNIEFSKTFVVIFYLLLAVSFVLNRFVGTAIQFLLINKFHVTKKVAVMGGNPTGNKLANYLTKQNNVDFYGIIADCDEGFYSDQTGLISEFAISEMKAAAAGGVKDLYVSVPPEKMSMMHTLVREADKQCLRLKFIPDIAGSLDTPYTMSYMGDEFPIITLRNEPLEQMGNRFKKRTFDIIFSGLVILFILSWLYPIIALLIKMQSKGPVLFKQLRSGRNDEPFWCLKFRSMRMNSNSDKKQATKNDDRITPIGKFLRKTSLDELPQFFNVFAGSMTVVGPRPHMLSHTEQYRAIISEFMVRHFMKPGITGWAQVNGFRGETKEAGSMEKRVKHDIWYLENWTAMLDVKILFMTIINVLHGEDNAY encoded by the coding sequence ATGCAAACACGCTATTTATATCTTTTGAGGTATGTTTTACCTATCACGGACCTGCTAATGCTTAATCTGGTTTACTTCGCTGCATTTAATATTAGCATTTTTTTAGGAAAATTTGTTTCTTATGAGTTGCTGCATCACTATGTGATTATATGCAATCTGATCTGGGTGTTCAATGCACTGCTATTTGGCATGTATACTGAATATGGAGCACGACGACTGGAACGTATTTACAGAAGTACATTCAGAAGCATTCTGTTGCATTGCGTTTTATTCTCTGCTTATCTGTTGCTGGAGAAAAATATAGAGTTCTCTAAGACATTTGTTGTAATATTCTATTTATTACTTGCGGTTTCATTTGTGCTAAACCGTTTTGTTGGTACGGCTATTCAATTCCTGTTAATCAATAAGTTTCATGTCACTAAAAAAGTAGCTGTAATGGGAGGAAATCCTACCGGTAATAAGCTGGCGAATTATCTGACAAAACAAAATAATGTAGATTTCTATGGCATAATAGCTGATTGTGATGAGGGTTTTTATAGCGATCAGACAGGTTTAATATCTGAATTTGCTATTTCTGAAATGAAGGCAGCAGCAGCTGGTGGTGTGAAAGATTTATACGTATCTGTTCCGCCGGAAAAAATGTCTATGATGCATACACTGGTTCGGGAAGCTGATAAGCAGTGTTTAAGGCTTAAATTTATTCCTGATATTGCCGGTTCTCTGGATACGCCTTATACCATGAGTTATATGGGGGATGAATTTCCGATAATTACGCTTCGTAATGAGCCCTTAGAGCAAATGGGTAATCGCTTTAAGAAACGAACATTTGATATAATTTTTAGCGGGTTGGTGATCTTGTTTATTTTGAGCTGGCTTTATCCGATCATCGCTTTGCTGATCAAGATGCAAAGTAAAGGACCGGTATTATTTAAACAGTTGCGTAGCGGCAGAAATGATGAGCCTTTCTGGTGTCTGAAATTCAGAAGTATGCGAATGAACAGCAACAGTGATAAAAAACAGGCAACTAAAAATGATGACCGTATTACACCAATCGGGAAATTTTTAAGGAAAACCAGTCTGGATGAGTTACCTCAGTTTTTTAATGTATTTGCCGGCAGCATGACCGTTGTTGGCCCAAGACCTCACATGCTGAGTCATACTGAACAATACAGAGCGATTATCAGTGAATTTATGGTTCGTCATTTTATGAAACCAGGAATAACAGGCTGGGCGCAGGTAAATGGTTTCCGTGGTGAAACCAAAGAGGCCGGTTCTATGGAAAAACGGGTGAAACATGATATCTGGTATCTGGAAAACTGGACTGCCATGCTTGACGTAAAGATCCTTTTTATGACCATTATCAATGTGCTTCACGGCGAAGATAACGCCTATTAA
- the rfbA gene encoding glucose-1-phosphate thymidylyltransferase RfbA, whose protein sequence is MKGIILAGGSGTRLHPLTLVMSKQMMPVYDKPMIYYPLSTLMLAGIREVLIISTPHDLPNFEKLLGDGSRLGCKFSYAVQEEPNGLAQAFVIGADFIGKDKVSLVLGDNIFYGEGMSKLLQASADPDGGVVFAYQVSDPERYGVVEFDAHKKAISIEEKPKEPKSDYAVPGLYFYDNSVVEIAKNIKPSARGEYEITDVNKVYLEQGKLKVGVLSRGTAWLDTGTFNSLMQAGQFVQVIEERQGLKIGAIEEIAYRMGFINAEQLAAIAAPLVKSGYGQYLLKLIR, encoded by the coding sequence ATGAAAGGAATAATTCTGGCAGGTGGAAGCGGAACACGTTTGCATCCACTGACCCTGGTAATGAGTAAACAAATGATGCCGGTTTATGATAAGCCGATGATATATTATCCTTTATCCACACTGATGCTGGCGGGTATAAGGGAGGTACTGATTATCTCTACACCGCATGATCTTCCAAACTTTGAAAAGCTTTTGGGCGATGGAAGCAGGTTGGGTTGTAAGTTTTCTTATGCTGTGCAGGAGGAGCCAAATGGACTGGCTCAGGCCTTTGTAATCGGGGCTGATTTTATTGGTAAGGATAAAGTGTCACTTGTTTTGGGGGATAATATTTTTTACGGTGAAGGGATGTCGAAATTGTTGCAGGCCAGTGCTGATCCTGATGGCGGGGTGGTATTTGCTTATCAGGTTTCTGATCCGGAACGTTATGGGGTTGTGGAATTTGATGCGCATAAAAAAGCTATCTCAATTGAAGAAAAGCCAAAAGAGCCTAAATCTGATTATGCGGTTCCGGGGCTTTATTTTTATGATAACAGTGTTGTGGAAATTGCTAAGAACATTAAGCCTTCTGCGCGTGGGGAATATGAAATTACAGATGTGAATAAGGTGTATCTGGAACAGGGTAAACTTAAAGTAGGAGTATTGAGTAGAGGGACGGCCTGGTTGGATACCGGTACTTTTAATTCATTGATGCAGGCCGGGCAATTTGTTCAGGTTATTGAAGAACGTCAGGGATTGAAAATAGGGGCGATAGAAGAAATTGCTTATAGAATGGGTTTTATAAACGCAGAGCAGTTGGCTGCTATTGCAGCTCCTCTGGTTAAAAGTGGTTATGGTCAGTATTTACTTAAACTGATCAGGTAG
- the rfbD gene encoding dTDP-4-dehydrorhamnose reductase, whose amino-acid sequence MEILVLGASGQLGSCIKKVAGETGLDSISFPDENAGNILDREGLRTLFVAERPRFVINCAAYTAVDKAEDDIELCAEINKNGAENVALLCKEFDAVMVHVSTDFVFAGNQVGLLKETDAADPINVYGLTKLEGEMAIAAALSSHFIIRTSWLYSEYGNNFVKTMLKLGAEREELSIIADQIGTPTYAVDLAKAVLTIVKSGKAAYGTYHYSNEGVTSWYDFAHAIFDLSDTNVRLFPIPTSKYPTRAIRPKFSVMDKTKIKETFGLEIPYWRDSLTECVSQLAFLAAI is encoded by the coding sequence ATGGAAATATTAGTATTAGGTGCTTCCGGCCAGTTAGGTAGCTGCATCAAAAAAGTTGCCGGTGAAACTGGTCTGGATTCTATTTCTTTTCCTGATGAAAATGCAGGAAATATATTGGATCGGGAAGGCTTGAGGACGCTTTTTGTAGCAGAGAGACCCCGATTTGTGATTAATTGTGCAGCCTATACTGCTGTTGATAAAGCTGAAGATGATATTGAACTTTGTGCAGAGATCAATAAAAACGGAGCAGAGAATGTTGCATTGCTTTGTAAAGAGTTTGATGCGGTCATGGTTCATGTTTCTACTGATTTTGTGTTTGCTGGTAATCAGGTTGGTTTATTGAAAGAGACTGATGCTGCAGATCCGATTAATGTATATGGGTTGACCAAGCTGGAGGGTGAGATGGCTATAGCGGCTGCGCTGTCGTCTCATTTTATTATCCGTACAAGCTGGCTCTATTCTGAATATGGGAATAATTTTGTGAAAACGATGTTGAAGTTAGGGGCAGAAAGGGAAGAGCTGAGTATTATTGCCGATCAGATTGGTACACCAACCTATGCTGTTGATCTGGCTAAAGCTGTTTTGACGATTGTAAAGTCAGGAAAAGCTGCTTATGGTACTTATCATTATAGTAATGAGGGTGTTACTTCCTGGTATGATTTTGCGCATGCGATTTTTGATCTGAGTGATACGAATGTGAGGTTGTTTCCTATCCCAACTTCTAAATATCCTACAAGAGCAATAAGACCAAAGTTTTCAGTGATGGATAAAACTAAAATTAAAGAGACTTTTGGTTTGGAAATTCCGTACTGGAGAGATAGTTTAACAGAGTGTGTCAGTCAGCTGGCTTTTTTAGCAGCAATTTAA
- the rfbB gene encoding dTDP-glucose 4,6-dehydratase, with protein MKRILITGGAGFIGSHVVRRFVKNYPDYQIINLDKLTYAGNLLNLTDVEGGSNYEFIKGDIVDAAFITELFTTYQFDAVVHLAAESHVDRSIASPMEFVMTNVIGTVNLLNAARENWKGDYSKKRFYHVSTDEVYGALGESGMFTEATAYDPHSPYSASKASSDHFVRAYHDTYGLDVVISNCSNNYGSHHFPEKLIPLAINNIKNNKAVPVYGKGENVRDWLWVEDHARAIDVIFHQAKAGETYNIGGHNEWKNIDLIKLLCKLMDQKLGREEGASAQLITYVTDRAGHDLRYAIDSSKLQQQLGWVPSLQFEEGLAKTIDWYLENEQWLDDVTSSNYQSYYETQYAER; from the coding sequence ATGAAAAGAATTTTAATTACCGGTGGCGCTGGCTTCATTGGTTCTCATGTGGTGCGGAGATTCGTTAAGAATTACCCTGACTATCAAATTATAAATCTGGATAAATTAACTTATGCCGGGAATCTTTTGAATCTGACTGATGTAGAAGGAGGGTCTAATTATGAATTTATAAAAGGGGACATTGTAGATGCTGCTTTTATAACAGAGTTGTTTACGACATACCAGTTTGATGCAGTTGTGCATCTGGCAGCAGAATCTCATGTTGACCGTTCTATTGCAAGTCCGATGGAGTTTGTCATGACCAATGTAATCGGAACGGTGAATTTGTTGAATGCGGCGCGGGAGAATTGGAAAGGTGATTATAGTAAAAAACGTTTTTATCATGTTTCTACTGATGAGGTTTATGGTGCATTAGGAGAGTCTGGTATGTTTACTGAGGCTACAGCTTATGATCCGCATAGTCCGTATTCTGCTTCTAAGGCAAGTTCTGATCATTTTGTGCGGGCTTACCATGATACTTATGGTCTGGATGTGGTTATTTCAAATTGCTCAAATAATTATGGTTCTCATCATTTTCCTGAGAAACTGATCCCGCTTGCTATTAACAATATCAAGAATAATAAAGCAGTGCCGGTTTATGGTAAAGGAGAAAATGTTCGTGACTGGCTTTGGGTGGAAGATCATGCGCGCGCTATTGATGTGATTTTTCATCAGGCTAAGGCTGGTGAGACTTATAATATTGGTGGACATAATGAGTGGAAGAATATTGATCTGATTAAATTGTTATGTAAGTTAATGGATCAGAAGCTTGGGCGTGAAGAAGGCGCTTCGGCGCAACTGATCACTTATGTGACGGATCGTGCGGGGCATGATTTGAGGTATGCAATTGATTCTTCTAAACTTCAGCAGCAATTAGGCTGGGTGCCGAGTCTTCAGTTTGAAGAGGGGCTGGCTAAAACCATTGATTGGTATCTGGAAAATGAACAATGGCTCGATGATGTGACTTCGTCTAATTATCAGTCTTATTATGAAACTCAATACGCAGAAAGATAG
- a CDS encoding nucleotidyltransferase family protein, producing MIKLKPSLVILAAGMASRYGGNKQIESFGPSGETIMEYSIFDAIKAGFGKVIFIIREEFAESFRLSIEPKLAGKIELDYVYQSLDKFSGGIKIPSDRTKPFGTQHALLCTKDVLDAPFAVINADDFYGYDAFKQAYDFLTTEAADGKYACVGYELRNSLSDHGSVSRGEINVNEAGNIVGITERKEISKINGKAVVKDGVSDLELPLDTKVSMNFFCFTPEFVTWSEAEYAKFLNANINNLKAEFLIPEVADQLINAGKGVMKMIPTEAKWFGVTFKEDALIVKKQLLELTGEGFYPANLWN from the coding sequence ATGATTAAATTAAAACCTTCACTAGTTATTTTGGCTGCCGGAATGGCAAGTCGCTATGGTGGTAATAAGCAGATTGAATCTTTTGGTCCTTCCGGAGAGACTATTATGGAGTATTCAATTTTTGATGCGATTAAAGCCGGCTTTGGTAAAGTGATTTTTATTATCCGTGAAGAATTTGCTGAGTCTTTCAGGCTGTCTATTGAGCCTAAGCTTGCCGGGAAGATTGAACTGGATTATGTTTATCAGTCTCTGGATAAATTCAGCGGCGGAATAAAGATACCCTCAGACCGCACAAAGCCTTTTGGAACGCAACATGCTTTATTGTGTACCAAGGATGTGTTGGATGCTCCTTTTGCAGTAATTAATGCTGATGATTTTTATGGTTATGATGCTTTTAAGCAGGCTTATGATTTTCTGACTACGGAAGCTGCTGATGGGAAGTATGCTTGTGTGGGGTATGAATTAAGAAATAGCTTAAGTGATCATGGTTCGGTAAGTCGTGGTGAAATTAATGTAAATGAAGCGGGTAATATTGTTGGGATTACCGAACGTAAAGAGATTAGTAAAATAAATGGTAAAGCTGTAGTGAAAGATGGTGTGTCTGATCTGGAGCTGCCGCTGGATACTAAAGTCAGTATGAATTTTTTCTGCTTTACGCCTGAGTTTGTAACCTGGAGTGAGGCGGAGTATGCGAAGTTCTTAAATGCGAATATAAATAACCTTAAAGCTGAGTTTTTAATACCGGAAGTCGCAGATCAGCTGATTAATGCCGGTAAAGGAGTGATGAAAATGATTCCTACTGAGGCAAAATGGTTTGGTGTGACTTTCAAAGAAGATGCGTTAATTGTGAAAAAACAATTACTTGAATTAACCGGTGAGGGTTTTTATCCTGCCAATTTGTGGAACTGA
- a CDS encoding mannose-1-phosphate guanylyltransferase has product MKNNNYVLIMAGGVGSRFWPKSRNTYPKQFLDILGIGKSLLQLTYDRFLKIVPAENIYIVTNSQYSDIIVNQLKGISLEQLICEPSRNNTAPCIAYASFKLNSINPDANIVVAPSDHFILHEDIFTKKVTQALNYTENHNVLVTLGISPTRPDTGYGYIKYDTAAEEGIHKVIRFTEKPSLAKAKEFLQAGDYLWNAGIFIWKVSAILKGLKDHAEAIYTLFQSGNEVYNTSDEQSFINENYPKSPNISIDYAIMEQADNVYTIPADFGWSDLGTWASLYESAPRNDDNNVLSAKQLHIKDTSNSIIHINNDKLAIIRGLDNYIVVDEGNALLIYPKDQEQEIKEVVREMSITFGNTFI; this is encoded by the coding sequence ATGAAAAACAATAATTACGTACTTATCATGGCTGGCGGTGTTGGCAGCAGATTCTGGCCTAAAAGTAGAAACACATACCCCAAACAGTTCCTTGATATCCTTGGAATCGGCAAATCATTATTACAGTTAACTTATGATCGTTTTTTGAAAATAGTACCTGCAGAAAACATATATATTGTAACCAACAGTCAGTACAGTGATATTATTGTTAATCAACTAAAAGGAATTAGCTTAGAGCAGCTAATCTGCGAACCAAGCAGGAACAATACCGCTCCATGTATCGCATATGCGTCATTTAAGCTAAATTCAATTAATCCGGATGCAAATATTGTAGTTGCCCCTTCTGATCATTTCATTCTTCATGAAGATATTTTCACAAAAAAAGTCACACAAGCATTAAACTATACAGAAAATCACAATGTCCTGGTTACCCTTGGTATATCTCCAACCAGACCAGACACGGGTTATGGCTATATAAAATACGACACAGCAGCAGAAGAAGGCATCCATAAAGTGATCCGCTTCACAGAAAAACCTTCTCTGGCTAAAGCAAAAGAGTTCCTGCAAGCAGGTGACTACCTATGGAATGCGGGCATTTTCATCTGGAAAGTAAGTGCGATCCTTAAAGGATTAAAAGACCACGCAGAAGCCATATACACACTATTCCAGAGTGGAAACGAGGTATACAACACCTCCGACGAACAATCATTTATCAATGAAAACTATCCTAAATCTCCTAATATCTCGATAGACTACGCTATTATGGAACAGGCAGACAATGTTTATACTATACCTGCAGACTTTGGATGGTCAGACCTTGGAACCTGGGCTTCATTATATGAATCAGCTCCAAGAAATGATGACAACAATGTATTATCTGCTAAACAGCTTCATATCAAAGACACCAGTAATAGTATTATTCATATTAATAATGATAAACTGGCTATCATCAGAGGCCTGGATAACTATATCGTTGTAGATGAAGGAAATGCCCTGCTGATTTACCCGAAAGACCAGGAACAGGAAATCAAAGAAGTCGTCAGAGAAATGAGTATCACATTCGGAAACACTTTCATATAA